Proteins from a single region of Geothrix sp. PMB-07:
- a CDS encoding aldehyde dehydrogenase (NADP(+)), whose amino-acid sequence MIHGFSLIGSASGGANGTTFQAQNPASGERLDPPFHSASDAEVDRAVELARAAGPVLEAAPREARSALLRRIAEGLEEAAGELVPRVMAETALPEPRVRGELARTCGQLRLFADVAAEGSWVEARLDSGNPDRTPLPKPDLRSMLQPLGPVAVFGASNFPLAFGAVGGDTASAFAAGCPVVAKAHPLNPGTSELVAQVVQAALLGVGLPAGAFSLLFDAGHGVARRLVEHPAIRAVGFTGSFHGGMALLELARNRPDPIPVFAEMGAANPVVALPGALAARGAALGQTLAASVLNGVGQFCTCPGIILAVQGPGFQALRSSLAEAMAAAAPAPMLGEGLARSYRLGLERHLSAGAVPVFSSQPSQGCFGAPALMETSGQELLRLPGLTEEVFGPTALLVACADETERERAIAALPAQLTATLWMEPEDEALAVRLLPSLRRLAGRVLFNGVPTGVEVGHAMVHGGPWPATSAQQATSVGTRAITRWTRPICYQDAPETLLPLELQAGNPLGIWRLYDGVFGRR is encoded by the coding sequence ATGATTCACGGCTTCTCCCTCATCGGCTCCGCTTCTGGAGGAGCCAACGGCACCACCTTCCAGGCGCAGAACCCGGCCTCTGGCGAACGGCTGGATCCGCCCTTCCATTCCGCCTCCGATGCCGAGGTGGACCGCGCCGTGGAACTGGCCAGAGCAGCGGGCCCCGTCTTGGAGGCCGCTCCCAGGGAAGCGCGTTCGGCCCTTCTGCGGCGCATCGCCGAAGGCCTGGAAGAAGCTGCTGGCGAGCTGGTGCCCAGGGTGATGGCCGAGACCGCCCTGCCTGAACCCCGGGTGCGGGGCGAGCTGGCCCGCACCTGCGGCCAACTGCGCCTCTTCGCCGATGTCGCCGCAGAGGGCTCCTGGGTGGAGGCGCGCCTCGACTCGGGGAACCCTGACCGGACACCGCTGCCCAAGCCGGATCTGCGCTCCATGCTGCAACCTCTGGGTCCAGTGGCTGTCTTCGGCGCTTCCAACTTCCCCCTGGCCTTTGGCGCCGTGGGAGGGGACACCGCCTCGGCCTTCGCCGCCGGATGCCCGGTGGTGGCCAAGGCCCACCCGTTGAATCCTGGCACCAGCGAACTGGTGGCCCAGGTGGTACAGGCCGCCTTGCTCGGCGTCGGCCTTCCCGCCGGAGCCTTCAGCCTGCTCTTCGATGCGGGCCATGGGGTGGCCCGGCGCCTGGTCGAACACCCAGCCATCCGCGCCGTGGGTTTCACGGGTTCCTTCCATGGTGGGATGGCCCTTCTGGAATTGGCCCGGAATCGGCCCGATCCCATCCCCGTCTTCGCGGAGATGGGAGCAGCCAACCCCGTGGTGGCGCTTCCGGGAGCCCTGGCGGCTCGAGGTGCCGCCCTGGGCCAGACACTGGCGGCTTCGGTGCTCAACGGTGTGGGCCAGTTCTGCACCTGTCCGGGGATCATCCTCGCGGTCCAAGGCCCCGGTTTCCAGGCTCTGCGTAGCAGTCTGGCGGAAGCAATGGCCGCCGCCGCCCCCGCTCCCATGCTGGGTGAAGGCCTCGCCCGCTCCTACCGCCTGGGACTGGAACGGCACCTGTCTGCGGGCGCTGTGCCTGTCTTTTCGTCGCAACCATCCCAGGGCTGCTTCGGCGCGCCGGCGCTCATGGAAACATCTGGCCAGGAACTGCTCAGGCTTCCGGGTCTGACGGAAGAGGTCTTCGGCCCCACCGCATTGCTCGTGGCCTGTGCAGACGAGACCGAGCGGGAGCGCGCGATCGCGGCCTTGCCCGCCCAGCTCACGGCCACCCTGTGGATGGAACCCGAAGACGAGGCGCTGGCAGTGCGGCTGCTTCCCTCCCTGCGCCGTCTTGCGGGACGGGTGCTTTTCAACGGCGTTCCCACAGGAGTGGAGGTCGGACATGCCATGGTGCATGGGGGCCCCTGGCCCGCCACCAGCGCGCAGCAGGCCACCAGCGTGGGCACCCGCGCCATCACCCGCTGGACCCGTCCCATCTGCTACCAGGACGCGCCTGAAACCCTGCTGCCCCTGGAGCTGCAAGCGGGCAATCCCCTTGGCATATGGAGGCTTTACGACGGGGTGTTCGGTCGCCGCTGA
- the araD gene encoding L-ribulose-5-phosphate 4-epimerase AraD, protein MSAYKDLKIAAWNANMQLKHDGLAIQTFGNVSAFDPTAGVFAIKPSGVPYAQMRPADMVVVDLDGRVVEGSLRPSSDTKTHAVLFRNIPNIRGVAHTHSTHAVAWAQAQRAIPLLGTTHADQFPAPVPVTPLLSDAAIQGDYEEETGKLILETLAALPGPHPEMILVGGHGPFTWGSTPMQAVQNSGVLEEIARMALLTMQINPNIAPLKATLVQKHFQRKHGKNAYYGQE, encoded by the coding sequence ATGAGTGCGTACAAAGACCTGAAGATCGCCGCATGGAACGCCAACATGCAGCTCAAGCATGACGGCCTCGCCATACAGACCTTCGGGAATGTCAGCGCCTTCGACCCGACCGCCGGGGTTTTCGCCATCAAGCCGAGTGGTGTTCCCTACGCTCAGATGCGGCCCGCCGACATGGTCGTGGTGGATCTGGATGGCCGGGTGGTGGAAGGCAGCCTGCGCCCCTCTTCCGACACCAAGACCCATGCGGTCCTATTCAGGAACATTCCCAACATCCGGGGGGTCGCGCACACGCATTCCACCCACGCCGTGGCCTGGGCCCAGGCCCAGCGCGCCATCCCACTCCTCGGAACCACGCACGCGGACCAGTTTCCGGCGCCAGTCCCCGTGACCCCCCTCCTTTCGGATGCAGCCATCCAGGGCGATTACGAGGAGGAGACCGGCAAGCTCATCCTCGAAACCCTGGCTGCTCTGCCAGGGCCGCATCCCGAAATGATCCTGGTGGGTGGGCACGGCCCCTTCACCTGGGGATCCACCCCCATGCAGGCCGTCCAAAACAGCGGCGTGCTGGAGGAGATCGCCCGAATGGCCCTGCTGACGATGCAGATCAACCCGAACATCGCGCCCCTGAAAGCAACCCTCGTGCAGAAGCATTTCCAGCGGAAGCACGGCAAGAACGCCTATTACGGCCAGGAATGA
- a CDS encoding dihydrodipicolinate synthase family protein, with amino-acid sequence MNPFQGVLPAITTPFHTDGSVDHEALEAHARWMLSQGCGGLVPCGSLGEGATLDFEEKVAVLRTCVKAAEGRPVIPGIAALSTAEAVRLAQAAEAAGAKGLMVLPPYVYVGDWTEMRAHMSAVIRATPLPCLLYNNPVAYKVDFVPEHIAELAALHPNLLGVKESSTDARRIAGILALIGDRLALGVGVDDCLMEGVAMGASFWIAGLVNAFPKESVELLNLALAGKRDEAFRLYAWFLPLLRMDTVPKFVQLIKLVQQEMGWGSERMRAPRAILAGAERETALAELAQALAHRP; translated from the coding sequence ATGAATCCCTTCCAGGGCGTCCTGCCCGCCATCACCACCCCTTTCCACACTGATGGATCTGTGGACCACGAAGCCCTCGAGGCTCATGCCCGCTGGATGCTGAGCCAGGGTTGCGGCGGCCTCGTTCCCTGCGGATCGCTGGGCGAGGGCGCCACGCTGGATTTCGAGGAAAAGGTGGCCGTCCTCCGGACCTGTGTGAAGGCCGCCGAAGGCAGGCCCGTGATTCCCGGCATCGCGGCGCTGTCCACCGCCGAGGCGGTGCGCCTGGCCCAGGCGGCCGAGGCTGCGGGGGCGAAAGGGTTGATGGTGCTACCGCCCTATGTCTACGTGGGCGACTGGACAGAGATGCGCGCCCACATGAGCGCGGTCATCCGCGCGACGCCCCTGCCCTGCCTGCTCTACAACAATCCGGTGGCCTACAAGGTGGACTTCGTACCTGAGCACATCGCCGAACTGGCGGCCCTGCATCCCAACCTGCTGGGGGTGAAGGAGAGCAGCACCGACGCCCGCCGCATCGCCGGCATCCTCGCCCTCATTGGTGACCGCCTCGCTCTGGGAGTCGGCGTCGATGACTGCCTCATGGAAGGCGTGGCCATGGGCGCCTCTTTCTGGATCGCGGGTCTGGTGAACGCCTTCCCCAAAGAGAGCGTGGAGCTCCTGAACCTCGCCCTGGCTGGAAAGCGCGACGAGGCCTTCCGCCTCTATGCCTGGTTCCTGCCTCTGCTCCGCATGGATACGGTGCCGAAGTTCGTGCAGCTCATCAAGCTCGTGCAGCAGGAGATGGGTTGGGGCAGCGAACGCATGCGGGCGCCTCGGGCGATTTTGGCAGGGGCCGAGCGTGAGACAGCACTGGCCGAGCTTGCTCAGGCGTTGGCCCATCGCCCCTGA
- a CDS encoding SemiSWEET transporter: protein MSHVENLLGSAAALCTTLSFVPQTIKIIRERQTAGISLVMYSLFTLGILLWTIYGVLIHSAPVYLANGATLLLAGTILAMKIKFG, encoded by the coding sequence TTGTCACACGTCGAAAACCTGCTGGGCTCCGCAGCTGCATTGTGCACCACCCTGAGCTTTGTCCCCCAGACCATCAAGATTATTCGAGAGCGCCAAACGGCAGGTATCTCCCTGGTGATGTATTCCCTGTTCACCCTGGGCATTCTCCTCTGGACCATCTATGGCGTCCTCATCCATAGCGCCCCGGTCTACCTCGCCAATGGCGCCACCCTGCTCCTCGCTGGCACCATCCTCGCCATGAAGATCAAGTTCGGGTAA